A window of Pseudomonadota bacterium genomic DNA:
CCGGCGTCAAAACTGCGAGCTTTGCGCCGACAACCGCTCTCGATTCCGGCATTGTTTATACCGCCAAAATTACTATTGGGGCCACGGATCTCGCAGGCAACCCACTGGCAGTTGACAAGGAATGGACCTTTACAACCGGTGCGAGCGCAGACAGCACCCCACCTACAGTTTTGACCACAAACCCTGCTGATAACGCCACAGAGGTGTTCACCACCCAGAGTGTTTCCGCTACCTTCAGTGAACCGATGGACCCCTCAACCATCATCACCGATAACTTTACTCTGTCAGATGGCGTCAATGCACCATTGGCATGTACTTTGACCTACTCAGGTACGACTGTGACCTACACGCCGGTCAACAATCTCGAAACCGACACCAACTATACCGCCACTATTGCCGGCGTAGTCAAAGACCTGGCAGGAAATCAACTGGGAAATGAAACATCCTGGAACTTTACCACCGCCGCGACAGTAATGGTCGGACCACAATCACCAGTACTTGGGGAAGCCGACAGATTCATAATTCTGGCCAGCCAGAAGGTCACCACCACCGGATCAACAGCCAGTGCGCTGACCGGTGGAGATATGGGAATTCTAGACCAGGCCCGCAGCTATTATGAGGGATTCGTGACAGGTGCAGGCGCAGGGCAAGTAGATGAGCTCACGGGTGGGTTGTCATATGCACACGATGATACTGATCCCGCTTTAATACCTGCACCGTATGCAAGCACTATTGCATTTTTAAATCAGGCCAGAACCGACTTGGGGATTGCCTATGACTTCCTTGCGGCTGACCCGAATCCGGCTGCAGCAACTCAGGTTTGCCCAATTCAGCTGGGCGGCCAGACCCTCACCCGGGGCGTCTACAAGACCGCGGTCAATGTATTATTAACCACCGGTCCTCTTCATCTCGATGCCCAGGGCGATCCGAATGCTGTCTTCATTTTCTCGATAGACGGCAATTTTACCGCCGGCGCTCCAAGCGGCGCAATCATCCTCGATAATAACGCACAGGCCAGGAACGTCTATTTCAGGACGGGCGGCGCCACAGCCATTGAAGCGGGCACCAGCTTCTACGGAAACGTCTTCGCCTGGTCACAGGTAAACGTGCTGGCCGGTGCCAGCATAACGGGCAGATTGTTTGCGGTAACCGATCAAGTCACCTTGATTTCTGATACCATTACTGCCCCGTAAGGCATGACAAAGAAATAAAGACAGCATCACAGGAAAAGGGGAGGCAGGCTATTTTTCATAAATCGGCCGGTCTCCCCTTTTTGTCTTTCTCCATCACCCCGCTCTTTTAATCCAGTGAAAAAAGTGTCCTCTGTCAAAAGGCCTTTTGCCCAAGAGCAGAACGCCTAATATAAAAAATTTCCGTTTGCAGTGTTTATTAATTATAATAATAATGTAAAGATCATCAATAACATGATTTTTCATTCGGCTAACAAACCTGAAGGGATTAGAGCGCCTGGCACACAAAATATGCAGTTGGGTTATTTATTGAATCATCGCCTGCAAAGCTTGGTTCAAAGCCAACTTAATTCCACTTGAAAAGTTGTGCCGGCAAAACCCGAAAAACTTGAA
This region includes:
- a CDS encoding DUF3494 domain-containing protein → GVKTASFAPTTALDSGIVYTAKITIGATDLAGNPLAVDKEWTFTTGASADSTPPTVLTTNPADNATEVFTTQSVSATFSEPMDPSTIITDNFTLSDGVNAPLACTLTYSGTTVTYTPVNNLETDTNYTATIAGVVKDLAGNQLGNETSWNFTTAATVMVGPQSPVLGEADRFIILASQKVTTTGSTASALTGGDMGILDQARSYYEGFVTGAGAGQVDELTGGLSYAHDDTDPALIPAPYASTIAFLNQARTDLGIAYDFLAADPNPAAATQVCPIQLGGQTLTRGVYKTAVNVLLTTGPLHLDAQGDPNAVFIFSIDGNFTAGAPSGAIILDNNAQARNVYFRTGGATAIEAGTSFYGNVFAWSQVNVLAGASITGRLFAVTDQVTLISDTITAP